The DNA region GCCTGTGGTTGGTTTAGTTTGGTTGGTCAAGTTAATGTATATTCTATGTTTTGTCAATCTATTGGGTCTGGAATTTGATAAGATAACTTTTTTGTTTGATAGTACAGAAATAAATGAATATCAACAGCTAATATTTATAGACAAAGGCTTTAATTAAGAACCTCTTTTATTGGTGAACTAAGCCATAGCATTAAATCAAATTGAGTTCCCCTTTTGTTTAGTTTCATCCTATTAACAACTGGGTGCAGAGCTAGTCCCGCGCCAAGCGGGAACTCGAACTTGCGAGTGAATAATTCAGCAGGGGGTAATGCGGTAAAAATTGGAATTATAGGTTAAGTGGTTAATTAAAACATAAAACCCCGCCATTGGCGGGGTTTACATCTTTGTAGCGGGGGCAGAGCCAGTCCCGCGCTAAGCGGGAACTCGAACCTGCGAGTGAATTAATCAACAGGGGATTATGCGGTAAAGATTGGATTTAGCAATTAGGTGAAGATTAAAAATACAAAACCCCGCCATTGGCGGGGTTTCCTTCTTTGTAGCGGGGGCAGAGCCAGTCCCGCCAAGCGGGAACTCGAACCTGTGAGCGAATAAATCAACAGGAGAATATGCGGTAAAAAAATGGATTTAGCAGTTAAGTGAGGATTAAAAATCAAAACCCCACCATTGGCGGGGTTTACTTCTTTGTAGCGGGGGCAGAGCCAGTCCCGCCAAGCGGGAACTCGAACCAGCGAGTGAATAGATCAACAGGGGATTATGCGGTAAAAATGGGATTATCGGTTAAGTGGGGAGTAATGACATAAAACCCCGCCAAAAGCGGGGTTTACTTCTTTGTAGCGGGTGCAGAGCCAGTCCCGCCAAGCGGGAACACGAACCTGCGAGTGAAAAATCAACAGGGGGTTATTCGGTAAAAAATTAGATTTAGCAGTTAATTGAAGGTTAAAAATACAAAACCCCGCCAAAAGCGGGGTTTACTTCTTTGTAGCGGGGGCAGGACTCGAACCTGCGACCTTTGGGTTATGAGCCCAACGAGCTACCAACTGCTCCACCCCGCAATTCAGTTTGCGTGTGCAAATATAGTCAAGTTCACCTAATCAACAAAAAACTATTAATTTTTTTTAACAAAAACAGATGTTTTTGAGCTTTGCATATCGCATTTTGCTACATTTAAAATATCTTGCGCTACTATACTTGCTATAAATGAGAAAATTATTTGCCACCAATTTAATTTTCCTTTTGCTTTTAAATGTGGTAGTAAAACCGCTTTGGATATTTGCCATTGACCGCAATGTGCAAATTGTACTTGGTGCTCAGGAGTATGGTTTTTACTTTGCGCTCTTTAACTTCTCACTTCTTTTCAATTTTTTACTCGATCTTGGTATAACCAATTTCAATAACCGCGAAATCAGCTACAACCCACAGTTGATATCGCAACAGTTTGCAAATGTACTGGTAATCAAGTTAGTGTTGGCATTGGTGTATTTTATGGTTACATTGGGTATTGGGGTTTCATTGGGTTTTGGGAAAAGGCATATAGTCCTTTTAGCCGTGCTAACACTTAACCAATTTTTAGCATCGCTATTACTTTTTATCCGATCAAACCTTAATGGCTTACATCTTTTTAAGGCCGATAGCGTGTTAAGTGTTATGGATAAAGCAATTGTTATAGTTTTGGTATCGTTACTTTTATGGGGAAACCTTAAAATACAATTAACAGTTGAGGTATTTGCACTATCACAAACCTTAGCTTATGTAGTTGCAATATTTATTGCAATTTGGTTGCTTCAAGGGAAATATAGTATTGCAATTTATAGGGAGTTTGACAGGATTACTATAGTAACACTGATTAAAAAGGGCTTGCCATTTGCCGCGCTGGTTCTTCTTATGACACTCTACAGCAGGCTCGATACAGTGATGGTGGAACGTTTATGCCCTGAGGGAGCAGTTTCGGCAGGCATTTATGCTCAGGCATTTAGATTATTTGATGCATTTAACATGTACTCATACCTGTTTGCTGCGCTTATGCTTCCAATTTTCTCTCGCATGATGAGTAACCAGGAAGATATTACGGAATTACTTAATTTTTCGTTTAACCTAATTCTAGTTCCCGTTGTTACCGTTGCAGTTCCATCTATGATTTATAACCGTCCGGTAATGAGCGTTCTATACCATGAGCATATCGATGTTTCATCTAAAGCATTGGTTTTACTAATGGGCTCTTTTGTTTTTGTAGCATTATCATATCTTTTCGGAACTGCTCTAACAGCCAAGGGGAAAATTTGGTTGCTTTGTAGAGTATCGCTCGGCGCAGTAATTGTAAGCCTTGTTTCCATGCTAATCCTTATACCGCGTTTTGGTGTGATTGGTGCAGCCATGGCTAACCTTTTAGCTAATGCAATAGCATCTTTACTGCAAGCTTTTTTCTTTATTCGTAGTCAAGGGAGTGCAATTAGCAAAACATCGGTGCTAAAATTATCATTATACATAGTAATTTACACAGCCTTGGGTTTGATAATTCAACACACCGTTGGTAATAACCTAACGGGATTCATAGCAACTCTTGCATCAAGTTTACTTGTAGTTTTTGGGTTAAGGATATTTTCCTTTAGGGCTATTGTTAATTTTGCTAGGGGTATTTAACCTGAGAAAAGCTGATGTTCATAAAAATGCATTTGCTTTAGATCTTTTTTTTTAATACTTTTGACAATAGTCCTTAATTGGCATGGTAAAAAACCATAGGAATGGGAATACTTATTGAAAAAACACAGGATTGTCCGTACGTAAATTTTTCCGATGAGGGAATTCTCGAAATAGAAGGTCGTTCAATTACCGAAGATCCTTTTACCTTTTGGCAACCCCTTTTGGAGTGGGTTGAAGGTTATTGCCAAAAACCTTCGCCAAATACCCAAGTGATTATCTTTTTAGAGTATTCCAACAGTAGCTCAAATAAGTACATAAGTGAGATTTTTCGTAAACTCGAAGAGATTCATGGCGTCAAAACACAGGTATCAGTAAAATGGCGACACGAAATTGAAGACGATGCCATTCTTCAGCTCGGTCACGATTTTGCGTCAATATTCGAACTGCCTTTTGAGTTTATTGGCGTTGATGTAGAAAAGGAACGCTTCAAAAAGGTCAAAATCCGGAGTAAGAAAACGGGCACTGAGGCCATAATTTCATATAGGTACTGGGATGCAATAGTTAGAAATGGCCATGGCGATGAGTACCAAATTTTACAGGAATTTTCATAGTATCTAATTTTTTTGCATATTTGTTTTTTTAGTAATAAAACTTTTGGTTATGCAAAAGTACGAGTTGAGAGAAACGGCAACAACACCATACGTGAACTTCGATCCCGATACTGGTGTTATTCGCATGGAGGGACGATCGATTCCTGAAAATGTAATCGACTTTTACCAACCCATTCTGCGATGGATTGATGAATATGCAACAAATCCTCAACCCGAAACAATTGTACACCTGAAGTTTGAGTACTTTAACACCAGCTCCTCAAAACGTATTTTTGATATCATGAAAAAGTTTGAGAAGCTTGCAGTTGACACTGGGAAAAAGGTTACCATTAACTGGTATTTTGAGGAGGACGATGAGGATATCTACTTTGCTGGGAATGACTATAAAGCTTTAATAAACAAGGTGGATTTTAATTTGGTTGAAATTAAAGGCTAATCCTTATTGAGTTGGTATAGCAATATATCACCCCTCCGGGGTGATAGTTTTTTATGAATGGGACTAATAAGAAAAAAATTGTAAACGATCCGGTTCATGGCTTTATCAGCATAAGCCACCCATTAATTTTTGACCTTATTGAACATCCCTACTTCCAGCGTTTGCGAAACATCAAGCAGCTCGGACTGAGTTACCTGGTATATCCTGGCGCCGTTCATTCCCGATTTCAGCACTGCATTGGTGCAATGCACCTACTCGACCTCGCTATTGAAACACTCCGAAGCAAGGGGCTCGATATTTCCGATACCGAGGCCGAAGCTGCTGCCGTAGCAATTCTGCTCCACGACGTTGGTCACGGGCCTTTCTCACATGCCCTGGAGCATGTAATTGCTAACGATATCAGCCATGAACACTTAAGCCGATGCTTTTTGTACCAGCTCAACAAGGAGTTTGATGGGAAACTTTCACTTGCCATTGAAATATTCGAGGATAAGTACCCTCGCCACTTCCTTCACCAACTTATTTCAGGACAGCTGGATATGGATCGTATGGATTACCTCAAGCGCGATAGCTTTTACACAGGTGTATCCGAGGGGATAATTGGCACGGAACGTATCATAAAAATGTTAAATGTGGTTGACGACACCTTGGTAGTGGAAGCAAAGGGTATATACTCAATTGAAAAATTCCTGATTGCCCGTAGGCTTATGTACTGGCAGGTATACCTTCATAAAACGGTTGTTGCTGCTGAGCAGGTGCTAATAAAACTGTTGGAAAGGGCTAAGGAACTAGTGCTTCAGGGCCAAGATATTTACTGTAGCGAGCCTTTACTTTTCTTGCTCACGAACAAGCTAACCAAGGCCGATTTTTTCCCAAACCCCAAAATGCCAGAGGCTCCGCTTCCACTTCAGCACTTTGCCCACATTGATGACAATGATGTTATGGTTGCTGCAAAGCAGTGGATACGCCATGGCGATAAGACTCTTTCACAGCTTGCCAACATGATTGTTAACCGCCGTTTGCCTAGTGTTGAGTTGAATAGCACAGGCTTTGATAGCCAAAGGCTAAACCGGTTGATGGCAGAATTTAGAAAGCAGTATATTGATCTGGCTGATTTCTCTGATTACTTTGTTTTTACTGACACCATTAGCATTAACGCCTATAAACCTGGCGAGGAAGCAATTCAAATTCTTTACAACAACGGAAAACTAGTTGATATTGCCATAGCCTCTGACATGCTCAACGCTAAAGCTCTTTCCGACAAAACCAAAAAATTTTTTCTTTGTTATCCTAAACAGCTTAGGGGCATTTAGATTAAATTAATTAGTTTTGCAAATTGTTTACAATAACTTAATATGGAATTTACAGCAAAACTTATAGCTGACTTTTTGGGAGGCTCTGTTGATGGCGATCCCAACGTTAAGGTGCATACAGTGGCAAAAATTGAGGAGGGATTTCCTGGGTCGCTTGCATTCCTGGCCAATCCAAAATATATTCCTTACATATACACTACTAAGGCATCAATAGTTCTGGTAAATAACGATTTTGTTCCTGATCAACCGGTTGAGGCAACGCTTGTAAGGGTAAACAATGCCTACGAGGCTTTTGCGTCGCTTCTGAACTTGTATGCTCAGTCAAAGCAACCCAAGAGCGGAATTGAGGAGCCATCATTCATTCACAAGTCGGCGCAAATTGGGAAAGACCCCTACATAGGAGCTTTCAGCTATATTTCGGAAGGGGCTGTTTTGGGTAACAATGTGAAGGTATACCCTCAGGTTTACATTGGCCCCAAAGTAAAAGTTGGCGATAATACTATTCTATACCCGGGTGTGGTGATCTACGAGGAGTGTGTTATTGGTAGCAACTGTATCATCCACAGTGGTGCTATTATTGGTGCCGATGGTTTCGGATTTGCATCGAGCGAGGAAACCAACTACAAGAAAATTCCACAGATTGGGAATGTGATAATTGAAGATTACGTGGAGATAGGCGCTAATGCTACGGTTGATAGGGCAACCATGGGGTCAACAATACTTCGCAAAGGGGTTAAGATTGACGATCATGTTCACATTGCACACAATGTTGAGGTTGGCGAAAATACGGTTATGGCTGCCCAAACAGGTGTTGCAGGATCAACCAAGATTGGAAAAAATTGTATGTTTGGCGGTCAGGTTGGAGTGAGCCCCCATGTTAAAATTGCCGATGGGGTTAAAGCTGGCGCACAGGCCGGTATCTCAGGCGATATCCGAAAACCCGGAGTAATAGTTTTAGGAAGCCCAGCCAATGAAATTGGCAAACAACGCCGATCAATGGCTGTGTATAAGAATTTGCCTGAGCTGATGAATAAAATTCATGAGCTGGAGCAGGTAGTGGAAGAGTTGCGATCAAAACTTAATAAATAGCAGTATGCAAAGGCGCTCAAATGCGCCTTTTTGTAGTTTAACTGAAATTTTAATCAAAATGGCAGATAAACAAAGAACTATAGCACAGGCGGTTACCTTGACAGGTAAGGGGTTACATACTGGCGCCGAGGTAGAAGTATCAATACTACCGGCCGAGGTTAACACCGGTATCATATTCCAGCGAACCGATATGGAGGGTCAGCCTAGAATTGAAGCGGTTGCCGATAATGTTATTGACACTTCAAGGGGAACCACCATTGCGGTTAAAAATGCAAAGGTTAGCACCATTGAACACATGATGGCTGCCCTTTACGGTATGGGGATTGATAACGCATTGGTGCAGGTTAACGGACCTGAAATGCCGATAATGGATGGTAGCTCCAAGTATTTTGTGGAGGCTATTGCCAAGGTAGGAACAGTTGAGCAGGGTGCTGAGCGGAACTACCTTTGCATTAAGGAGAAAATGGTTTATACCGATGAAAAAAACAACATCGAAATAATCATTTACCCCGACGATAAGCTGAGTATCGATGTGATGGTCGATTACAACTCAAGAGTGCTTGGCCACCAGTATGCCAAGATGAACTCAATTGATGAGTTCCCTGAACAAATATCACCCTGCCGTACTTTTGTGTTCTTCCATGAGTTAGAGGTGTTGCTTAAACACAACCTAATTAAAGGTGGCGACCTGGAGAATGCCATTGTTGTTATGGAGCACAAGGTTCCACAGGAGGAACTTGACCGGATTGCCGATCTATTTAATAAGCCACACATTGCCGTTAAACCCGAAGGTATTCTTAATAACCTCGACCTACATTTCGATAATGAACCGGCACGCCATAAGCTGCTCGATATGGTTGGCGACTTTGCCCTTGTTGGTGCTCGCATTAAGGGAAAAATTATTGCCATGCGTCCAGGCCACAAGGCTAACACCGAATTTGCTAAGATTCTTCGGAAGCACTACAAGCAGGAGCGCCTAAAACCTGTTGCCCCCGATTACGATCCCAATAGGGTTCCCTTGATGGATGTGAATCAGATCATGAAAATTCTTCCACATCGTCCTCCATTCCTATTAATTGACAAGATTCTTTACATGGATGGTACCACCGTGGTGGGCATGAAGAATGTTACCATGAACGAGGCCTTTTTTGTGGGACATTTCCCCGATGAACCGGTAATGCCAGGTGTACTTCAGGTTGAAGCAATGGCACAAACCGGTGGCATTCTTGTTCTTAATACTGTTCCCGATCCGGAGAACTATTTAACTTACTTCTTAAAGATTGACCAGGTTCGTTTCAAACGAAAAGTTGTTCCGGGCGATACAATTCTTTTTAAATGCTTCCTCAACGAACCCATTCGCAGGGGAATTGCCAACATGACCGGACAGGCATTTGTGGGCGATCAATTGGTTATGGAAGGAATTCTTATGGCTCAAATAACTAAAGTTAAAGAATAATGACACAGCATAGCAACGCATTTATTCATCCCGATGCCAAAATTGGCAAGGATGTAACCATTGGACCATTCACATACATTGCAGGCGACGTTGTAATTGGCGATGGTACATGGATTGGACCAAATGTTACCATCATGGATGGTGCACGCATTGGCAAGAACTGCCGAATATTTCCGGGAGCAGTAATCTCTGCAATACCACAGGATTTAAAATTCAAAGGTGAGATTACCACTGCCGAAATTGGCGATAACACCACCATCCGTGAATGCGCAACGGTGAACCGGGGTACAGCATCAAGGGGGAAAACAGTGGTGGGTAGTAACTGTCTCCTAATGGCATACTCCCATATTGCACATGATTGTATCCTAAAGAATAATATCATAATTGGCAATGGCACCCAGATTGCCGGTGAGGTTGAGATTGACGACCATGCCATTTTAAGCGCACACGTGCTAGTACATCAGTTTGAGCGTATTGGCGCTCATGTTATGGTTCAGGGTGGATCAAAGGTTAATAAGGACATTCCTCCATTTATAATAGCAGCACGGGAGCCTTTAACTTTTGCTGGTATTAATCTGGTAGGTCTTCGCCGTAGAGGGTTTACCCCTCAGCAAATTGGAACAATACAGGAACTATACCGGAATATCTATAATAAAGGTATGAACGTAAGCCAGGCATTAGTTTACATTGAGGAGAATATGGAAGCCACTCCTGAGCGCGAAATAGTAACATCCTTTATTAAGAACTCAAAACGAGGAATTGTGAGGGAGTATACTGGTTCCAATCCCGATGAGGGTGTAGAACTTTAGGAATATCATGCCGGCTTTTGCCGGCACTTTTTTTGGTATAGGTTTTACCTTTAGCTATATTTGACTGAACTTATAGAACCAATCTTATATGGTATTTCTTTACAACCTGTCAATTCGATTTTATCAACTGCTGGTCTTTATCGCATCGGCATTCAACACCAAGGCAAGGCATTTTTATAGGGGCAGAGTTGGGATATGGGAAAAACTTAAAAGTCAAATAGAGCCTAATTCTGAAATTATTTGGGTACACTGTTCGTCGTTAGGCGAGTTTGAGCAGGGAAGACCTGTTATTGAGGCCATAGAGCAGAAGAAACCTAATGCTAAAATATTGCTTACTTTCTTTTCCCCATCGGGGTACGAGGTTCGGAAAAACTATTCCAGAGCCGATTATATCTTCTACTTACCACTGGACACCTACTCCAATGCAAGCAGGTTCATAAAAATGGTAAATCCGGCAATGGCCATTTTCATTAAGTATGAGTTTTGGTATCACTACCTCAATGAGCTTAGGAAAAAGAGTATCCCAACCTACCTTGTGTCAGGGATTTTCCGACCCGACCAGGTGTTCTTTAAACCCTATGGTGGATGGTATCGCAAGTTTCTCAAAGCATTCACATACTTTTTTGTACAAAACCAACAATCAAAGGATCTGCTTGCCAGCATAGGTTATACCAATGTTATGATTACTGGCGATACCCGATTCGATAGGGTTTCCAGAATAGCCTCCGATGCAAAGAGTATCCCTATTGTTGAAAACTTTGCATCAAACCATAAGGTGCTTGTAGCTGGTAGCACGTGGCCCAAAGATGAGGATATTATTTTACCCTTAGTAACAAAGTTCCCCGATTTGAAGTTAGTTGTTGTTCCGCATGAGGTAACGGAGGTGCATATAAAGGATATAATGGGTAAGTCGCCAGTTCCAGCTGTTCGATTTACCAAATCCAACCCCGAAGAGGTTAAGCAAGCAAAGATACTCATTGTTGATACAATCGGCTTGCTATCGTCAATTTACAGGTATGGTCATGTTGCCTACATAGGAGGAGGGTTTGGAGTGGGTATCCACAATACCCTTGAGGCTGCTGTTTACGGTATTCCCGTAATATTCGGGCCCAACTTTCAAAAATTCCAAGAGGCAAAAGATTTGATTACCCGTAAAGCAGGATTTTCTATCAAAACTTACGATGAGCTAGTGGATTTACTAAACTTACTGCTCTTCGACAAAAATTTCTACCAGCTATCGGCAAGTGAAGCAAAACAAATGGTAAATTCAGGCGTTGGGGCCACTCAAAAAATCCTTGAGGTTATTACTGCTCCATGAAACTATTTGTTTCAAACGTTTGCGGGGGTTTAACAATTTGTTAATGTTACTTTGTGATTTTTCGGTATTATATGAAATTAAATTTGCATAAATGAATATTAGCCTTAATTAACTCTAAAATCAAAAACCTATGAAAAGAACGATTTGGCGTACATTGTTAATGCTTTTATTCCTTGCTCCAATGTGGACTTTAGGGCAGGGAGTAATAAAAGGGATAATTGTTGACTCAAACAATGGAAACCCTTTAATTGGTGCTGCTGTAGTAGTTGAGGGCACAACTATTGGAACTTCAACAAGCGTTGACGGCTCATTTAACTTTAAAGTTCCAATTGGAAAGCATGTGATTAAGTTTTCTTATGTGGGCTACCTAGACTTTGAAAAAAATGTTGAGGTAACTGGCGATGTTGACTTTGGTACCATTAAGTTAAGCCCTAGTTTGGTTGATATTGAGGAAGTTCTTGTTACAGCATCGTTTGTTCGGGATAGGACAACCCCAGTAGCTGTTTCAACAATTGAGCCAAAGGTAATTGTTGAAAAGTTAGGAAACAAGGAATTCCCTGAGATACTCAAAATAACACCATCGGTATATGCTACAAGAACCGGAGGTGGTTTTGGAGATTCAAGAATTTACCTTCGTGGATTTGATTCAAATAACATCGGGGTTTTAATAAATGGAATTCCAGTAAACGACATGGAAAATGGTAAGGTATACTGGAGCAACTGGGCAGGACTATCCGATGTAACCGCAAATCAGCAGGTTCAGCGAGGTTTAGGTGCTTCCAAATTGGCTTTGTCATCAGTTGGGGGTACCATTAATATTGTTACAAAGTCAACTGATGCTCAAAAAGGAGGCTCATACTACTATGGTTTTGGTAACGATGGCTATAGAAAACAGAATTTCACTGTTTCAACTGGTTTAATGGAAAATGGTTGGGCTGTTACCGTATCGGGTGGTTATACTACTGGAAATGGATATGTACAAGCTACCAATTTTGAGGGTTACTCATATTTTGCAAACATTTCGAAAAAAATTAATGAGAAACATACAATAACCTTTAATGCATTTGGAGCCCCTCAGTGGCACAACCAACGAAATAATAAGCATACTATCCAAGAGTTCCGTGACAATCCAAATGGAATTAAGTGGAATTCTGACTTTGGCTATCGCAACGGGCAAATCTATACTACAGGATATGCTTACAATTTTTACCATAAACCCCAAATGTCATTAAATCACTACTGGAAGCTAAACGATAACTCAATGCTTACAACACAAATTTATGCATCGTTAGCTACTGGTGGTGGTCGTAGGGTTTATGGGCAAAATTCAACATGGCTAAGTCGTCAGTTCCCCAGTGGATTGCCGTATGATGTAACTGCTCTTACCAAAGAGGGATATTATGACTATGATTGGGTAATACAGCAAAATGCTGCAGCAATGAATGGTTCAACATGTATTATAGCTAATGCTGTAAATGACCATCAGTGGTATGGAGCTTTATCAACCTTTACTACTAACATTGAGAGCCTTAAGTTAACTGCTGGTTTCGATGGACGTTTTTATAATGGTGTACATGCCTATAAGATTGATGATTTGCTTGGGGGCAAATATTTCCTGGATAATAAGAATATTAATCGTCCTGCAAGTCAACCGCTTTACAAAGGAGATTATGTAAACTACCATTACCTAGGACAGGTACTTTGGTTAGGGCTATTTGCTCAAGGTGAGTATATCAAAGATAACTACTCTGGTTTCCTATCGATGGCCATTGCAAGTAACAACTATAGGCGAGTAGATTATTTCCAGTATGAACCCGGTAATCGCGCATCGGCATGGCATGACTTCTTGCCTTGGAATGTTAAAGTTGGTTTCAATTACAAGGTATATGGGGAGCACAATGTTTTTGTAAACGGTGGTTATATCAAGAGAGCACCTATTTTTAGCAATTCCTTCTTGAATAATACCAATACATTTAACGATGGTGTAAAGTATGAACGTATTATTACTGCCGAGTTGGGGTATAACTATGCTTCAAGAATTTTCAATGTAAAAGTAAATCTATTCCATACCCAGTGGCTCGATAAAGGGTTAGTAAAAAGTCTTAGTGGGCAAACTGCAAATATCCTAGGTATTAACGCATTGCATCAAGGTGTTGAAGTTGAAGGCGTTGTTAAACCAATTTCCAAGCTTGATATTAGGGGTATGTTCTCTTGGGGCGATTACCGCTGGTCCGATGATGTTAATTTCAAACTTTATAATGACAACCAAGAACTTATTGGCACTTATAATGCATACATTAAAAACGTACATGTAGGAAACTCTGCTCAGGTTTCTGCCGCTGTTTCATGTAACTATGAAGTTCTTCCAAAGTTAAAGATTGGAGCTGATGTAAATTGGTATGCTAAGAACTACGCCGATTTTGACCCTACTACTAGAACAACTCCCGATTCAAAGCAAGATGCTTGGCGCATGCCAAATTATTACACCATAGATCTAGATGCTAACTATCGTTTCAAAATTGGAAATCTGAATGCTACTCTTTATGGCAATGTTAATAATTTGCTTAATACTGAGTATATTGCCGATGCTACTGATGGCGCTAATCACGATGAATTTACTTCTTATGTATTCTTTGGTTTTGGAAGAACCTGGTCAACTGGTTTAAGAATTAACTTTTAAAATTGGGAGGATTTATAATGAAAAAGATAATAGCAATTTTACTTGGTGTCTCGTTGCTGTGGGCTTGTGATCCTATGGAGGATACCTATCAGAAACTAGACGATGCTAAGCAACCATACAAAGATGTAATTACCTACACACTTGTTAGTGCAGATTATACTAATGCAAGTAATTTGGCATTAAAAGATGCAAAAACCTATGACGATAGCACTTTAGCTAAAGCAATTAAAACACAACTAGCAT from Tenuifilum sp. 4138str includes:
- a CDS encoding TonB-dependent receptor, whose amino-acid sequence is MKRTIWRTLLMLLFLAPMWTLGQGVIKGIIVDSNNGNPLIGAAVVVEGTTIGTSTSVDGSFNFKVPIGKHVIKFSYVGYLDFEKNVEVTGDVDFGTIKLSPSLVDIEEVLVTASFVRDRTTPVAVSTIEPKVIVEKLGNKEFPEILKITPSVYATRTGGGFGDSRIYLRGFDSNNIGVLINGIPVNDMENGKVYWSNWAGLSDVTANQQVQRGLGASKLALSSVGGTINIVTKSTDAQKGGSYYYGFGNDGYRKQNFTVSTGLMENGWAVTVSGGYTTGNGYVQATNFEGYSYFANISKKINEKHTITFNAFGAPQWHNQRNNKHTIQEFRDNPNGIKWNSDFGYRNGQIYTTGYAYNFYHKPQMSLNHYWKLNDNSMLTTQIYASLATGGGRRVYGQNSTWLSRQFPSGLPYDVTALTKEGYYDYDWVIQQNAAAMNGSTCIIANAVNDHQWYGALSTFTTNIESLKLTAGFDGRFYNGVHAYKIDDLLGGKYFLDNKNINRPASQPLYKGDYVNYHYLGQVLWLGLFAQGEYIKDNYSGFLSMAIASNNYRRVDYFQYEPGNRASAWHDFLPWNVKVGFNYKVYGEHNVFVNGGYIKRAPIFSNSFLNNTNTFNDGVKYERIITAELGYNYASRIFNVKVNLFHTQWLDKGLVKSLSGQTANILGINALHQGVEVEGVVKPISKLDIRGMFSWGDYRWSDDVNFKLYNDNQELIGTYNAYIKNVHVGNSAQVSAAVSCNYEVLPKLKIGADVNWYAKNYADFDPTTRTTPDSKQDAWRMPNYYTIDLDANYRFKIGNLNATLYGNVNNLLNTEYIADATDGANHDEFTSYVFFGFGRTWSTGLRINF